One Denticeps clupeoides chromosome 3, fDenClu1.1, whole genome shotgun sequence DNA window includes the following coding sequences:
- the sertad2a gene encoding SERTA domain-containing protein 2, whose product MLGKGLKRKLQHDGDYEEGGTAVDRETCSYNLQRQTVFNLSLLKLSSPFPQPAVEPRLQRHVLIANTLRRIKEEFQQEDGLPGLFLAGESASDPWHKETAPTIPPSAVSQNSDLRLSPVSFLEDDRLHHGIQASRSNNVLANAPDMDESCPPPMVLNPTPSKTGGQECTEIHTKKTDRAFDISLVESKNVTADLGLASVFSSSSFSFASSSGFLADLVMDDLLFTDIDTSMYDLNLCSSNTGSSKVVSLATAEDLVRSLSTCGNSELGSTGVAQSQPFKMDFNELDHIMKLLFGS is encoded by the coding sequence ATGTTGGGTAAAGGCCTGAAGCGGAAGCTGCAGCACGATGGAGATTATGAGGAGGGTGGGACTGCCGTGGACAGAGAGACCTGCTCATACAATCTCCAGAGGCAGACGGTCTTCAACCTGTCTCTCCTAAAACTTTCCTCCCCGTTCCCCCAGCCTGCAGTGGAGCCGCGGCTCCAGCGGCACGTGCTTATAGCAAACACGCTGCGTCGCATCAAAGAAGAGTTCCAGCAAGAAGATGGGCTTCCAGGGCTCTTCCTTGCAGGTGAAAGTGCATCAGATCCCTGGCACAAAGAGACAGCACCTACCATCCCCCCATCAGCAGTATCACAGAATTCCGACTTACGTTTGAGCCCAGTTTCCTTCCTGGAGGACGACAGACTCCATCATGGTATCCAGGCATCTCGATCCAACAATGTTCTAGCCAATGCACCTGATATGGATGAATCTTGCCCTCCTCCAATGGTTCTAAACCCAACCCCTTCAAAAACAGGAGGACAGGAATGTACTGAGATCCAtacaaaaaagacagacagagctTTTGACATTTCACTGGTGGAATCAAAAAACGTAACTGCAGACCTGGGATTAGCTTCTGTCTTCTCTTCATCTTCGTTTTCCTTCGCTTCCTCGTCAGGGTTCCTGGCTGACCTGGTCATGGACGACCTCCTCTTTACTGACATTGACACATCCATGTATGACTTGAACTTGTGCTCTTCAAACACCGGCTCTTCCAAGGTGGTGTCTCTGGCCACTGCAGAGGACCTTGTAAGGAGTCTGTCCACCTGTGGCAACAGTGAGCTGGGATCAACAGGCGTGGCCCAGAGTCAGCCtttcaaaatggattttaatgaaCTAGACCACATTATGAAGCTTCTGTTTGGATCATGA